Proteins encoded together in one Ciona intestinalis unplaced genomic scaffold, KH HT000093.2, whole genome shotgun sequence window:
- the LOC100185613 gene encoding repressor of RNA polymerase III transcription MAF1 homolog isoform X2, protein MKFLENSKLEALNSALMIENGDCCVIGRVESYSCKMAGDDKRLFKTLSHEGDPNELTVLSPPQTVASVSPAGYSTSADENENPLNYACSRKTLYYLISTLNASFRPDYDFSNAKSDEFSREPSVNFVTNFINSSLGAVLGERYNRGHWVGAVAAECLAQERNESIDSWPILTTKPPQTMYLYNIIICRL, encoded by the exons ATGAAATTTCTGGAGAATTCCAAACTGGAAGCGCTCAACAGTGCTTTGATGATTGAGAATGGTGATTGTTGCGTCATAGGGCGAGTTGAAAGTTATTCTTGTAAGATGGCCGGAGACGATAAACGATTGTTCAAGACATTGTCACACGAGGGCGACCCTAACGAACTCACGGTTTTGTCACCGCCGCAGACTGTGGCTTCTGTCAGTCCGGCCGGGTATTCTACGAGTGCTGATGAGAACGAGAATCCACTCAACTATGCTTGTAGTCGGAAGACTTTATATTATCTCATTTCTACTTTGAACGCTTCGTTCCGACCCGATTATGACTTCAGCAATGCCAAGAGCGACGAGTTTAGTCGCGAACCGAGCGTTAACTTTGTCACAAATTTCATCAACAGCAGCTTGGGTGCCGTGCTGGGGGAACGATACAACCG tggccactgggttggagcagttgccgctgagtgtcttgcccaagaacgcAATGAAAGCATCGACTCATGGCCCAtactaaccactaagccaccGCAGACAATGTATCTTTATAACATCATTATCTgcagattatga